The following coding sequences lie in one Leptospira neocaledonica genomic window:
- the secD gene encoding protein translocase subunit SecD produces MKSVQWIFVPILVVASSLTLLYPNFAERELELAVRKEFKQLPEETRKELLTGFAERWKADYNPKGDWQIEPDPNIFPDQDYYLVKGRFITSAKINQLSQENQELILEPKNKLRPTWVEEYIFGGRPLAIRLGLDLQGGMRVVLKGDFDDYTSKLKDSYTKEIEELTRKKDDHSLSEKERKEAQDKLKEIESYFELTPSRKLAELEKAKLIIDNRLTNQNLTEPQVRIQKDQDSIEVSLPGVSNSSQILDIIRNTETVEYRLREPSDSNGNSRGIYHDAIELEEMKLMNDGRREETEIVRFQNIVKQKLGKDEQDRFLEAMEKKYNIPEKYKLYVKWSRANNPKASLLPREFVVLERAISLDGKDMRNARESYDQNRLSYYVSFSLTSQGAEKFFDITSKNVGRQLAIVWGDKVISDPVIRSPIAGGNAQIDGEFGQKEATDLANVISEGALPIPLNVLEMRFIGPTLGIESIEVGLKAVLLGFALVIIFMLIIYRLSGLVADIALLVNVIVLMALLSLMGFTLTLPGFAGIILTVGMAVDANVIIYERIKEELAAGKHVSAAVAQGFENAFWTIMDSNVTTLISGILMIKLGNGPIKGFAITLCWGIITSLFTSLFLSRMIMDLLVNKLGVRKLQIGFKKLESKNV; encoded by the coding sequence TTGAAATCTGTCCAATGGATTTTTGTTCCAATATTGGTAGTAGCGTCTTCATTGACGCTTCTATATCCAAACTTCGCCGAAAGGGAATTGGAACTTGCAGTAAGAAAAGAATTTAAACAATTACCGGAAGAAACCCGCAAAGAATTACTAACCGGTTTTGCGGAAAGATGGAAAGCCGATTATAATCCGAAAGGCGATTGGCAGATAGAACCTGATCCTAACATTTTTCCTGATCAGGATTATTATCTAGTCAAAGGAAGATTTATCACTTCCGCAAAGATCAATCAGCTTTCCCAAGAAAATCAGGAACTGATCTTAGAACCTAAGAATAAACTTAGACCTACTTGGGTAGAAGAATATATTTTCGGTGGAAGACCTTTGGCGATCCGTTTAGGATTGGACTTACAAGGTGGAATGAGAGTCGTTTTGAAAGGTGACTTCGACGACTATACTTCTAAATTAAAAGATTCTTATACAAAAGAAATCGAAGAGCTTACTCGTAAAAAAGACGATCATAGCCTTTCCGAAAAAGAAAGAAAAGAAGCTCAGGATAAACTGAAAGAGATCGAAAGTTATTTCGAATTAACTCCTAGCCGAAAGCTTGCTGAGTTGGAAAAAGCGAAACTTATCATAGATAACCGTTTGACCAACCAAAACCTGACCGAGCCGCAGGTGCGTATCCAAAAGGACCAAGATTCTATCGAGGTTTCTTTACCTGGTGTAAGCAACTCTTCTCAGATCTTAGATATTATCCGAAACACCGAAACAGTGGAATACAGATTGAGAGAACCATCTGATTCCAATGGTAATTCCAGAGGTATTTACCACGACGCAATTGAGTTGGAAGAAATGAAACTCATGAACGACGGCAGAAGGGAAGAAACCGAAATCGTTCGATTCCAGAATATCGTAAAACAGAAACTAGGAAAAGACGAACAGGACAGATTCCTGGAAGCTATGGAGAAGAAGTACAATATCCCTGAAAAATATAAATTGTACGTAAAATGGTCCAGGGCAAATAACCCTAAGGCTTCACTCTTGCCTAGAGAATTCGTAGTTCTGGAAAGAGCTATCTCTCTGGATGGAAAGGACATGAGAAACGCTCGTGAAAGTTACGACCAAAATAGACTTTCCTATTACGTTTCCTTCTCCTTAACTTCTCAAGGTGCCGAGAAGTTTTTCGACATCACTTCCAAAAACGTAGGAAGACAACTTGCGATTGTTTGGGGAGATAAAGTTATTTCCGATCCTGTAATTCGTAGTCCTATTGCGGGTGGTAACGCTCAGATTGACGGAGAATTCGGACAAAAAGAAGCCACCGATCTCGCAAACGTGATTAGCGAGGGTGCGCTTCCGATCCCATTGAACGTTTTAGAAATGAGATTTATCGGTCCTACTTTAGGGATCGAGTCCATTGAAGTCGGATTAAAGGCAGTTCTATTAGGGTTTGCACTCGTGATCATATTCATGTTGATCATCTATAGATTGTCCGGCTTGGTTGCGGATATCGCACTCCTTGTAAACGTGATCGTGCTAATGGCACTTCTTTCCTTGATGGGATTCACTTTGACCTTACCTGGTTTTGCGGGGATCATCCTCACAGTGGGTATGGCGGTGGATGCTAACGTGATTATCTATGAAAGGATCAAAGAAGAACTTGCTGCAGGAAAACATGTTTCCGCGGCAGTAGCTCAAGGTTTTGAGAACGCTTTCTGGACGATCATGGACAGTAACGTAACCACTTTGATCTCAGGCATCTTGATGATCAAACTTGGAAACGGACCAATCAAAGGATTCGCGATCACTCTTTGTTGGGGTATCATAACTTCCCTGTTTACCTCCTTGTTCTTGAGCAGAATGATCATGGATCTATTGGTAAACAAATTGGGAGTTCGTAAACTTCAGATCGGATTCAAAAAACTGGAGTCCAAAAATGTTTGA
- a CDS encoding SRP-less Sec system protein produces MNKILCLLLSISLALPIFGQDGEEIDFLDKVSEPKKTATSSKKTPLAKASRKKKVKKNAGKKKKVVESKETEQKESEPKKKVDPEIAPEDSSQGKNSGDPNGQNETSERNLNKEVSNPEVSAEIQKPFWLNEETNLSPKNLPGYNASASALPKEDISIREKLGEILKLGDDKKKEEEKRKAAEQKEQGAIAGFFSEHKKAIIIIAIILAFALYQFRAKGARVTRRSPVTINKVRRD; encoded by the coding sequence ATGAATAAAATCCTATGCCTCCTTCTTTCTATCTCCTTGGCCCTTCCGATTTTCGGACAGGATGGAGAAGAAATCGATTTTTTGGATAAGGTTTCCGAACCTAAGAAGACAGCCACTTCTTCCAAAAAAACTCCTCTTGCAAAAGCTTCTAGAAAGAAAAAAGTAAAGAAGAATGCAGGCAAAAAGAAGAAGGTCGTCGAGTCCAAAGAGACCGAGCAGAAAGAATCCGAGCCCAAGAAAAAAGTAGATCCGGAAATCGCACCGGAGGATTCCTCTCAAGGAAAAAATTCCGGAGATCCAAACGGACAAAATGAAACTTCTGAAAGAAATCTAAACAAAGAGGTTTCTAATCCGGAAGTTTCCGCGGAGATTCAAAAGCCGTTCTGGTTAAATGAAGAAACAAATTTAAGTCCGAAAAATTTGCCAGGTTATAACGCTAGTGCGTCTGCTTTACCTAAAGAAGATATTTCGATTCGTGAGAAGTTGGGAGAGATCCTAAAACTCGGAGACGATAAGAAAAAAGAAGAAGAGAAAAGAAAGGCTGCGGAACAAAAAGAGCAGGGAGCCATAGCCGGATTTTTCTCAGAACATAAAAAAGCGATCATCATTATCGCAATCATACTTGCTTTTGCTTTATACCAATTCAGAGCCAAAGGTGCGCGCGTCACTCGGCGTTCCCCTGTGACCATCAACAAAGTGAGAAGAGACTAG
- the yajC gene encoding preprotein translocase subunit YajC → MLSNFQNLFLLAQADPAGAQGGGFNTLLFIPILFIILYFIVIRPQRNEEKKRKTMIESLQKGDVVITSSGIHGKVVEFKDNNESVVLAIAKDTNVTFNSSTILRKKEKEKEA, encoded by the coding sequence ATGCTCAGCAATTTTCAAAATTTATTCTTATTAGCTCAAGCGGATCCGGCAGGAGCACAAGGCGGGGGATTTAATACTCTATTATTCATCCCGATCCTATTTATCATTCTGTATTTTATCGTGATCCGTCCGCAAAGAAACGAGGAAAAGAAAAGGAAAACAATGATCGAGAGCCTACAAAAAGGGGACGTGGTCATTACTTCTTCCGGGATCCATGGCAAGGTGGTAGAATTTAAGGACAATAACGAATCTGTTGTTTTGGCAATCGCTAAGGACACCAATGTTACCTTCAATTCCAGCACGATTTTAAGGAAGAAGGAAAAAGAGAAAGAGGCGTAA
- the trpD gene encoding anthranilate phosphoribosyltransferase: MEIRQAIIKVLEKKHLTVSEAETVINSVMKGEVSEVLLSSFLTAMRAKGETVDELLGFCLALRRNALKPKTAFPFDMLDTCGTGGDGKGTVNISTLSAIVISSLGIKVAKHGNRSVSSHTGSSDILGRLGYNTEKTQEEVESHLVENGFAFLFAPMWHPSMKFAGPVRKELGFRTLFNMIGPLSNPFSPQYQIIGVYEPELTETFIRVLQGLGLRRALVCHSRDGLDEFSIFEKTDYTLLEEGVISRKDFDPKELGVKDLNPAEVFTSGPDQAEFLARKILAGEKIAGTHAVALNAGAGLFTLGKAPSILDGYKIALEQLASGKTGAFFQNLITKG, encoded by the coding sequence ATGGAAATTAGACAAGCTATCATCAAAGTTTTAGAAAAAAAACATCTTACAGTTTCGGAAGCGGAAACCGTGATCAATTCCGTAATGAAGGGAGAAGTTTCCGAAGTTTTACTTTCTTCTTTTTTGACCGCAATGAGAGCAAAGGGAGAAACAGTAGACGAACTATTGGGTTTCTGTCTGGCACTTCGTCGAAACGCGCTCAAACCTAAAACAGCTTTTCCATTCGATATGCTGGACACCTGCGGAACCGGCGGGGACGGAAAAGGAACAGTGAATATCTCCACACTTTCTGCGATTGTAATTTCCTCTTTGGGGATCAAAGTTGCAAAACATGGAAACCGTTCTGTTTCTTCTCACACCGGCTCTAGCGATATTTTAGGAAGATTAGGTTATAATACAGAGAAGACCCAAGAAGAAGTGGAGTCCCACCTAGTCGAGAACGGATTTGCTTTCTTATTTGCTCCGATGTGGCATCCATCCATGAAGTTCGCAGGGCCGGTTCGTAAAGAATTGGGATTTAGGACCTTATTCAATATGATCGGACCTCTAAGTAATCCATTCTCTCCTCAGTACCAGATCATTGGTGTATATGAACCTGAATTAACCGAAACTTTTATCCGAGTTCTTCAAGGTTTGGGTTTGAGAAGAGCCCTAGTATGTCATTCTAGAGACGGCTTGGACGAATTCTCCATTTTCGAAAAAACGGATTATACTCTATTAGAAGAAGGGGTCATCTCTAGAAAAGACTTCGATCCTAAGGAATTAGGCGTAAAAGATCTGAATCCTGCAGAAGTATTTACTAGCGGACCGGACCAGGCAGAATTCTTGGCTCGAAAGATCCTGGCTGGGGAGAAGATTGCGGGCACCCACGCGGTTGCCTTAAACGCGGGAGCAGGGCTTTTCACCTTGGGGAAAGCTCCTTCTATCCTAGATGGATACAAAATCGCATTAGAACAGCTGGCTTCGGGAAAAACAGGCGCCTTCTTTCAAAATTTAATTACCAAGGGATAA
- the pgsA gene encoding CDP-diacylglycerol--glycerol-3-phosphate 3-phosphatidyltransferase gives MNPNINLPNALTVLRVASLPFFIWFLYQKEQAYHIAALVLFSLASITDFIDGYLARKWKQETEFGKFLDPLADKIIVVGCFTTFIFLHEQIELWMVVLIIGRDMLITTLRYLAIRLGKSIRTTMLGKVKTAFQMGAIILILVFFILVSSNKRILINEVYQSGKLAGMTVFGIASENAVAFVKVWKENGAPGWNELVFGLGGFVPYFGMLLTTLITVLSGIRYLISNREVIRYSSIRRAFGKNGN, from the coding sequence TTGAATCCGAATATAAACTTACCAAACGCTCTTACCGTACTAAGAGTTGCCTCTCTTCCTTTTTTTATCTGGTTCTTGTACCAGAAGGAGCAGGCATACCATATCGCCGCTCTGGTTCTGTTTTCTTTGGCTTCAATCACCGATTTTATAGACGGTTATCTGGCTAGAAAATGGAAACAGGAAACCGAGTTCGGAAAATTCCTGGACCCTCTTGCTGATAAGATCATTGTAGTGGGTTGTTTCACTACATTCATTTTTTTGCATGAGCAGATAGAATTATGGATGGTGGTACTGATTATCGGAAGAGATATGTTGATTACAACTTTACGATATCTTGCAATCCGTTTGGGGAAATCCATCCGAACCACCATGCTTGGAAAGGTAAAGACCGCCTTTCAGATGGGAGCTATTATTCTAATTTTGGTCTTCTTTATATTAGTTTCTTCGAATAAAAGAATATTGATCAACGAAGTTTATCAAAGCGGTAAACTTGCAGGTATGACCGTTTTTGGAATCGCCTCCGAAAACGCAGTTGCATTCGTGAAGGTTTGGAAGGAAAACGGTGCCCCCGGCTGGAACGAATTGGTATTCGGATTGGGCGGATTTGTTCCTTATTTCGGAATGCTTTTGACTACTCTAATTACTGTACTTTCCGGAATACGTTATTTGATCTCAAATAGGGAAGTGATCCGTTACAGCTCTATACGGAGGGCATTCGGTAAAAATGGAAATTAG
- the rimO gene encoding 30S ribosomal protein S12 methylthiotransferase RimO, with amino-acid sequence MDKKFYITTLGCPKNTVDSMSMHHSLLEEGFLPATKPEESDFHLINTCTFIRSATEETIQTILGAAHAKKQEGQKLVVVGCFAERYPKDISAEIPEVDLVFGTGKYSQAGKIIKEAFRRDLSSPAKTEFNSDIVERMKLSPEIENYSKPYAYVKVSDGCNRGCAFCIIPSLRGKFVDSPLDEILKDTKRAIAAGAKEICLVSQDTVYYGKDSDKLLDMIKAVSEVDNLEILRLLYLYPDKKTEKILRLMGETPKIAPYLESPLQHVSERVLKNMNRSGGYSQFRDLYSLAREMRPDLEIRTSFILGFPGETGEDVDEILRFVEETRPEKLNLFSYSPQEGTKGADLTQTVSDKEKAKRINLIRDAHLKILQEIHESRIGKTYTAIVDGLEGNTAIVRRLQDAPEIDEVVYVEDPSLKPGTIGKVKIESFYEYDMMGTWLES; translated from the coding sequence TTGGATAAAAAGTTCTACATTACCACTCTCGGATGTCCCAAAAATACCGTGGACTCCATGAGCATGCACCATTCTCTTTTGGAAGAAGGTTTTCTTCCGGCTACAAAACCGGAAGAGTCCGATTTCCATCTGATCAATACCTGTACTTTTATCCGCTCGGCTACAGAAGAAACCATCCAAACTATTTTGGGTGCGGCCCACGCTAAAAAACAAGAAGGCCAGAAGTTAGTCGTTGTAGGATGTTTTGCGGAAAGATACCCTAAGGATATCTCCGCAGAAATCCCTGAGGTGGATCTGGTTTTCGGGACCGGAAAATATTCTCAAGCGGGAAAGATCATCAAAGAAGCTTTCCGTAGAGATCTTTCTTCTCCTGCAAAAACCGAATTCAATTCAGATATCGTGGAGAGAATGAAACTTTCTCCAGAGATCGAAAACTATTCTAAACCTTATGCTTATGTAAAAGTTTCGGATGGTTGTAATAGAGGTTGTGCATTCTGCATCATTCCTTCTCTTCGTGGAAAATTCGTGGATTCTCCTTTGGATGAGATCCTGAAAGACACCAAAAGAGCGATTGCAGCCGGTGCAAAAGAAATCTGTTTAGTTTCCCAGGATACTGTGTATTACGGAAAAGACTCAGACAAACTTCTGGATATGATCAAAGCAGTTTCAGAAGTGGATAACCTAGAAATATTAAGATTATTATATTTATATCCTGATAAGAAGACTGAAAAAATCCTAAGGCTTATGGGAGAAACACCTAAGATCGCCCCTTATCTGGAATCTCCTCTCCAACATGTTTCCGAAAGAGTATTAAAAAACATGAATAGAAGCGGAGGATATTCCCAATTCAGGGATTTATATTCTCTTGCTAGAGAAATGAGACCCGATCTGGAAATCAGAACTTCTTTCATTTTAGGTTTCCCTGGAGAGACGGGAGAAGATGTGGATGAGATCTTAAGATTTGTAGAAGAAACTCGTCCCGAAAAACTGAATTTATTCTCTTATTCTCCGCAAGAAGGAACGAAGGGTGCGGATCTGACCCAAACCGTTTCCGATAAAGAGAAGGCGAAAAGGATCAATTTGATCCGAGATGCTCATTTGAAAATCCTACAAGAGATCCACGAATCCAGGATAGGTAAAACTTATACTGCGATTGTAGATGGATTGGAAGGAAATACCGCTATTGTCAGACGTTTGCAAGACGCTCCTGAGATAGACGAGGTGGTTTATGTGGAAGATCCGTCTTTAAAACCGGGAACAATCGGAAAAGTGAAAATCGAATCCTTCTACGAATATGATATGATGGGAACTTGGTTGGAATCTTGA
- a CDS encoding helix-turn-helix domain-containing protein, whose product MNQKRVGQILREAREEKKLTVKDVSKDTNISVKYILALETEDYAQFPGETFTIGFLKNYGSYLKLDTGMLINLYRGEKIEESQAPLEELTKPTSNFYYDLNFDKNKLITAISVLMVAIAAVLLYTFIDGSSSDDDVAEESGRRLEIPENIDFINRSVPETRPESFILTANQGVSFSASNQQCKLFISSVEQGSDTNTAVLAFNVYPELTVYKFRLSEGQEKVLSYSIPEISSLRRSIRIAAQSVTGSSAKVLVSLSEEERQGTTVQPNPQGEDSTKTLGDVPIQVTLFFSKPSYAEFIIDGQMGFRGLVQGGENKTLEAKDRLEIKVGDGSAVEMIQNGKPKVVLGRPGKLVKKVYIKTPNPYDSTQFIIKELGE is encoded by the coding sequence TTGAATCAGAAACGAGTAGGGCAAATCCTTAGAGAGGCTAGGGAAGAAAAAAAGCTCACTGTAAAGGACGTATCTAAGGATACGAATATTTCCGTTAAGTACATTCTTGCATTGGAAACAGAGGATTATGCTCAGTTTCCTGGAGAAACTTTTACCATAGGTTTTCTAAAAAACTACGGTAGTTACTTAAAATTAGACACGGGGATGCTGATCAATTTATACAGAGGGGAGAAGATCGAAGAATCCCAGGCTCCTTTGGAAGAATTAACAAAACCTACTTCAAATTTTTATTATGATCTGAATTTCGATAAGAACAAACTCATTACCGCTATATCGGTTCTGATGGTGGCGATTGCTGCGGTTCTACTTTATACCTTCATTGACGGATCTTCTTCCGATGACGATGTCGCCGAAGAAAGTGGAAGAAGGTTGGAGATCCCCGAAAATATCGATTTTATCAATCGTTCCGTTCCGGAAACAAGACCTGAAAGTTTTATCTTAACTGCGAACCAAGGTGTAAGCTTTAGTGCGTCTAACCAACAATGTAAACTTTTCATTTCTTCCGTAGAACAAGGATCCGATACGAATACTGCAGTTCTTGCGTTCAATGTGTATCCTGAACTGACGGTTTACAAATTCAGATTGTCCGAAGGACAGGAAAAAGTTCTTAGCTATTCTATTCCGGAAATTTCTTCCTTACGCAGAAGTATCAGAATTGCAGCTCAGAGTGTTACCGGAAGTTCCGCAAAAGTTTTGGTTTCGTTGAGCGAAGAAGAAAGACAGGGCACTACTGTTCAGCCTAATCCTCAGGGAGAGGACTCCACCAAAACATTAGGTGATGTTCCGATCCAAGTTACATTATTTTTCTCTAAACCAAGCTATGCAGAGTTCATCATAGACGGTCAGATGGGATTTAGAGGTCTTGTACAAGGCGGAGAAAACAAAACATTAGAAGCGAAAGATCGTCTGGAGATCAAAGTAGGAGACGGTTCCGCGGTGGAGATGATCCAAAACGGAAAACCGAAAGTGGTCTTAGGTCGCCCTGGAAAATTAGTGAAGAAAGTTTATATAAAAACACCAAACCCTTACGATAGCACACAGTTTATCATTAAGGAGTTGGGCGAGTAA
- a CDS encoding LolA family protein — MKDTRSNRSIFIALGFVVLFGSFSLGAQSSAKHHWNSPSEVVKKVRKTFSDLKSYKADFVIQTEANKKVVTKKGVCYYKKGGKIKYEFSDPSGDEIVSDGKTLWIFIKRLNAAGKQDLTLNKSNKSGPIFSPMTEEGLSRIFRKYHYKFESIEQPQISPKDNRQYFVLALEQREKIGGYETMTLYVDAQTSFIKKAVASDGRGKTTTVEFFGLDPNADIEDGVFNFRPDGNSKIVNNPLVSEE, encoded by the coding sequence ATGAAAGATACCAGAAGCAATCGTTCTATATTTATCGCCCTCGGCTTTGTCGTTTTATTCGGCAGCTTCTCCCTAGGCGCTCAGTCTTCCGCGAAACACCATTGGAATTCCCCTTCGGAAGTGGTTAAAAAAGTCAGAAAAACTTTTTCGGACCTGAAATCCTATAAGGCAGATTTCGTGATCCAAACGGAAGCGAACAAAAAAGTGGTCACTAAAAAAGGTGTCTGCTATTATAAGAAGGGTGGAAAGATCAAATACGAATTCTCGGATCCTTCCGGAGATGAGATCGTTTCTGACGGCAAAACTCTTTGGATCTTTATCAAAAGATTGAACGCTGCCGGTAAACAAGATCTTACATTAAATAAATCTAATAAATCCGGTCCTATTTTTTCTCCTATGACGGAAGAAGGCCTTTCCAGGATTTTCAGAAAGTATCATTATAAATTCGAATCAATAGAGCAGCCTCAGATCTCTCCTAAGGACAATCGTCAATATTTCGTATTGGCTTTGGAACAAAGAGAAAAGATCGGCGGCTATGAGACTATGACTCTTTACGTGGATGCTCAAACTTCTTTCATTAAGAAGGCGGTTGCAAGCGACGGAAGAGGAAAGACCACCACTGTGGAATTTTTCGGACTAGATCCGAATGCAGATATCGAGGATGGAGTATTTAATTTCCGTCCGGACGGTAATTCTAAAATCGTAAATAACCCCTTGGTTTCGGAAGAATAA